DNA sequence from the Ramlibacter agri genome:
TCTGGGTGGTCAACGCCTACCAGCTCGCCACCTTGGGCCTGCTCCTGCCCTGCGCCCACCTGGGCGACCGCCTGGGCTACAAGCGGGTCTACCTGGTCGGACTGGCCGTGTTCTTCATCGCTTCGATCGGCTGCGCGGTCTCGCATTCGCTCGTGATGCTGTCCGTCTTCCGCGCGCTGCAAGGCCTGGGCGCGGCCGGGATGATGTCCGTGAATTCTGCGCTGGTGCGCCTGACCTACCCGGTGGACATGCTGGGACGGGCGCTCGCAATCAACTCGGTGGTGGTTGCCGCCGGCTCCGTGGCGGGCCCCAGCATCGCCGCGCTGGTGCTGTCGCTGGCTTCCTGGCCCTGGCTGTTCTTCCTGCAGTTGCCTTTTGGCATGGCGGTGTGGTGGCTGGGGCGGCGCGCGCTGCCTTCCAATGCGGCCGCCTCCGGCGGTCCGCCGCTGTCACCCCTGGACGTGGCGCTGAACATGGCGCTGTTCGTGCTGATGTTCCTGGGCGCCGACATGCTGGGCGCGCGGCGCGGCGAGTCGCCGGCCGCGGGCGGCTCCCTGCTGCCGGCCGTGGCGATGCTGGCGGGCGCGGTCGTCGTGGCCTGGGTCTACCTGCGGCGCCAGGTGCGCGAGGCGACGCCGCTGTTTCCGGTGGACCTGCTACGCATTCCGGTGTTCGCGCTGTCCATGTGCACGTCGGTCTGCGCGTTCGCGGCGCAGACGCTGGCTTTCGTCACCTTGCCTTTCCTGCTGCTGGAAGGCCAGGGCCGCAGCCACTTCGAGGCGGGCATGCTGATCACGGCGTGGCCGGCGGCCATCGTGGTGGCGGCGCCGATCGCCGGGCGGCTGATCCACCGCGTGCCCGGCGGGCTGCTCGGAGGCATCGGCCAGGGCGTGCTGGCCCTGGGCCTGGCGCTGGTCGCGATGCTGCACGGCACGCCGCCGGCGTGGGACATCGCGTGGCGCCTGGTGCTGTGCGGGATCGGCTTCGGGCTGTTCCAGTCGCCCAACAACCACACCATCGTGACCAGCGCGCCGCTGCGGCGCGCCGGCGCGGCGAGCGGCATGCTGGGCACCGCGCGCCTGACCGGCCAGTCGCTGGGCGCGGTGCTGCTGGGGATCATCTTCAGCGTCTGGGGCGTACACGACGCCGGGCCGACGATCGCGCTGTCGCTGGCAGCGGCGATGTCGGCGGCGTCGGCGTGCTTCAGCCTGTTGCGGCTGCGCGGGTGATCAACGCCGCTGGTACTGCGTCGCCCCGAACAGGATCTCGCGCGACTTGTCGTCGGTGATCTCCTGGCGCAGGTCCTGCAGCACCTTCACGCCGCGCTGCACCGCCGGCCGGGCCGCGATGGTGTCGAACCATTTCTTCAGGTGCGGGTAGTCATCGAGCACGATGCCCTGCTTCTCCCAGCTGCGCAGCCAGGGGAAGGTGGCGATGTCGGCGATCGAGTACTCCTTGCCGCCCAGCCAGGGGCTGGCCGCCAGGCGCTTGTCGATGACCCCGTACAGGCGCTTGGCCTCGTTGGAATAGCGGTCGATGGCGTACTGGATCCTTTCCTTGGAATAGCCGCGGAAGTGGTGCGCCTGGCCCAGCATGG
Encoded proteins:
- a CDS encoding glutathione binding-like protein, translating into MEQIEVYSWATPNGHKVHVMLEECGLPYQAIPVNIAAGDQFQAGFLAISPNNKIPAIVDPHGPDGKPITLFESGAILVYLAAKTGRFLPATDREKYEVLQWVMFQMASVGPMLGQAHHFRGYSKERIQYAIDRYSNEAKRLYGVIDKRLAASPWLGGKEYSIADIATFPWLRSWEKQGIVLDDYPHLKKWFDTIAARPAVQRGVKVLQDLRQEITDDKSREILFGATQYQRR
- a CDS encoding MFS transporter, whose protein sequence is MAAILLGMTLSVLDGSIVNLALPDITRDFGASPSAAVWVVNAYQLATLGLLLPCAHLGDRLGYKRVYLVGLAVFFIASIGCAVSHSLVMLSVFRALQGLGAAGMMSVNSALVRLTYPVDMLGRALAINSVVVAAGSVAGPSIAALVLSLASWPWLFFLQLPFGMAVWWLGRRALPSNAAASGGPPLSPLDVALNMALFVLMFLGADMLGARRGESPAAGGSLLPAVAMLAGAVVVAWVYLRRQVREATPLFPVDLLRIPVFALSMCTSVCAFAAQTLAFVTLPFLLLEGQGRSHFEAGMLITAWPAAIVVAAPIAGRLIHRVPGGLLGGIGQGVLALGLALVAMLHGTPPAWDIAWRLVLCGIGFGLFQSPNNHTIVTSAPLRRAGAASGMLGTARLTGQSLGAVLLGIIFSVWGVHDAGPTIALSLAAAMSAASACFSLLRLRG